A single window of Rhizobium sp. CCGE531 DNA harbors:
- a CDS encoding glycoside hydrolase family 2 TIM barrel-domain containing protein — protein MRSVVAFNESWTFHEGFSPGDAGRRQEGESVTLPHTAVELPFNYFDEKSYQRAFTYQKIVNWDEAFAGREISLIFDAAMADAVVYLNGEEIVAHKDGYTPFEARLTGRLRQGENLITVKIDGSENPEIPPFGGRIDYLTYAGIYRDVWLKLTAPVSVANIKVETGDVLSDLKSATVRCDISNPQNLAFKGRVTVTLRSRDGKAIASGQTDTSAKSVTLGFDGLAGISLWDIDNPALYSAEVELATDHGTDRHATTFGFRTASFTAEGFLLNGKKLKLRGLNRHQAFPYVGYAMGRSAQERDAEIMKRTLKCNIVRTSHYPQSKWFLDHCDRIGLLVFEEIPGWQHIGDKEWQQESIRNVRRMIERDWNHPSIVIWGVRINESQDSHDFYAETNRLARELDPTRQTGGVRYITESEMLEDVYTMNDFILGNEELPGANRPRTPLRPQQENTGLSKDVPYLITEFGGHMYPTKIYDQEQRQAEHVRRHLEVLNAAYGDPSISGAIGWCMFDYNTHSDFGSGDRICYHGVMDMFREPKFAAYVYASQCEPAEEIVMKPVTIWARGERNIGGALPLVVLTNCDEVELRYGSLTKRLGPDRETFPHLPHPPVVFDHRSFTPDELGVWGMEWEDVHFTGYIGGKQVLEHHMVANPLPTSLQVEADADTLRAGERDTVRVIVRALDQAGSRLPFLNEAVTIKVDGPAKVIGPATVAFQGGTTGFWLQATGEAGAIKLDIASARFANQSLSFTAK, from the coding sequence ATGCGTTCTGTTGTCGCCTTCAACGAATCCTGGACGTTTCATGAAGGATTTTCGCCGGGAGATGCCGGCCGTCGACAGGAAGGAGAGAGCGTCACGCTGCCGCATACGGCTGTCGAGCTGCCCTTCAACTATTTCGACGAGAAATCCTATCAGCGCGCCTTCACCTATCAGAAGATAGTGAACTGGGACGAGGCATTCGCCGGGCGTGAGATATCGCTGATCTTCGATGCGGCCATGGCCGATGCCGTCGTCTATCTGAACGGCGAGGAGATCGTTGCCCACAAGGACGGCTATACACCCTTCGAGGCGCGCTTGACCGGTCGTCTGCGCCAGGGCGAGAACCTGATCACGGTCAAGATCGATGGCAGCGAGAACCCGGAGATCCCGCCTTTCGGCGGCCGGATCGATTATTTGACCTATGCCGGGATCTATCGTGATGTCTGGTTGAAGCTGACCGCTCCCGTCTCGGTCGCCAACATCAAGGTCGAGACTGGTGATGTCCTCTCCGATCTCAAATCCGCGACCGTACGCTGCGACATCTCCAATCCGCAAAATCTCGCTTTCAAGGGCAGGGTGACCGTTACTCTGCGATCCCGCGATGGCAAGGCAATTGCCTCGGGACAGACCGACACCTCCGCCAAGAGCGTAACGCTCGGCTTCGATGGTCTTGCGGGCATCTCGCTTTGGGATATCGACAATCCCGCCCTCTATTCCGCCGAGGTCGAGCTTGCGACCGATCACGGGACGGATCGTCACGCCACGACTTTCGGCTTCCGCACCGCGAGCTTTACCGCTGAGGGTTTTCTGCTGAACGGAAAGAAGTTGAAGCTGCGCGGCCTCAACCGCCATCAGGCCTTTCCCTATGTCGGCTATGCGATGGGCCGTTCCGCCCAGGAGCGTGACGCCGAAATCATGAAGCGCACGCTGAAATGCAACATCGTGCGCACCTCGCATTATCCCCAGTCGAAGTGGTTCCTCGACCATTGCGATCGTATCGGCCTTCTGGTTTTCGAGGAAATCCCCGGCTGGCAGCATATCGGCGATAAGGAATGGCAGCAGGAATCGATCCGCAACGTGCGCCGCATGATCGAGCGCGACTGGAACCATCCCTCGATCGTCATCTGGGGCGTGCGCATCAACGAATCCCAGGATTCTCACGATTTCTACGCCGAGACGAACCGGTTGGCGCGCGAGCTCGATCCGACGCGCCAGACCGGCGGCGTTCGCTATATCACCGAGAGCGAGATGCTCGAGGACGTCTACACCATGAATGATTTCATCCTCGGCAACGAGGAGTTGCCGGGTGCCAACCGGCCGCGCACGCCGCTGAGGCCACAGCAGGAAAACACCGGTCTTTCCAAGGACGTACCATATCTCATCACCGAATTCGGCGGCCATATGTATCCGACGAAGATCTATGACCAGGAGCAGCGCCAGGCCGAGCATGTGCGCCGGCATCTGGAAGTCCTGAATGCCGCCTATGGCGATCCGTCGATATCAGGCGCCATCGGATGGTGCATGTTCGACTACAACACGCATAGCGATTTCGGCTCGGGCGACCGCATCTGCTATCATGGCGTCATGGACATGTTCCGCGAGCCGAAATTCGCCGCTTATGTCTATGCCAGCCAATGCGAGCCCGCCGAAGAGATCGTCATGAAGCCGGTGACGATCTGGGCGCGCGGCGAGCGCAATATCGGCGGCGCTCTGCCGCTGGTCGTGCTCACAAATTGCGACGAGGTCGAGCTGCGTTACGGTTCGCTGACCAAGCGCCTCGGCCCGGATCGGGAGACTTTCCCGCACCTGCCGCATCCTCCCGTCGTCTTCGATCACCGTTCCTTCACGCCGGACGAACTCGGCGTATGGGGGATGGAGTGGGAGGATGTACATTTCACCGGCTATATCGGCGGCAAACAGGTGCTGGAGCATCATATGGTCGCTAATCCATTGCCGACGTCGCTTCAGGTGGAGGCCGATGCCGATACCCTGCGCGCGGGCGAGCGCGACACGGTGCGCGTCATCGTGCGCGCGCTCGATCAGGCTGGCTCGCGCCTGCCTTTCCTCAATGAGGCCGTCACCATCAAGGTCGATGGCCCGGCGAAGGTCATCGGCCCTGCAACCGTCGCATTCCAAGGCGGAACCACGGGCTTCTGGCTGCAGGCAACGGGAGAGGCTGGCGCCATCAAGCTCGACATCGCGTCTGCGCGCTTTGCCAACCAAAGCCTGAGCTTCACCGCGAAATAA
- a CDS encoding ABC transporter permease gives MLRFLLVRIASAIPVLFILSVVTFAIIQAPPGDYADYIRSQLINQGGASFEQADAQAQAYRREHGLDKPVLVQYFNWIGGIVTKGDFGYSMVYNKPVADVVGERLPRTLALALVCHILASILGIGFGIWAATRQYSWIDNLLAGVSFLGMTVPRFLMALIIVYILVFQLNVSEIGSFFSPQYGGAPWSWAKFVDLVKHVWPVVAIATFGGLAYNMRIMRGNLLDTLNAQYVETARAKGLSGGAVVMRHAVPNALHPLIMYQGVVLPYMMTGEIETAIIFTLPTVGPAIVGSMAVGDVYVTATFMMVLSATLIVGNIIADILLALLDPRVRQQGGIH, from the coding sequence ATGTTACGATTCCTGCTCGTTCGCATAGCATCCGCCATTCCCGTGCTCTTCATCCTGAGCGTGGTGACCTTCGCCATCATACAGGCACCGCCGGGCGACTATGCCGATTACATCCGCTCGCAACTGATAAACCAAGGCGGCGCGTCCTTCGAACAGGCCGACGCGCAGGCGCAGGCCTACCGCCGCGAACATGGCTTGGACAAGCCGGTGCTCGTCCAGTATTTCAACTGGATCGGCGGCATCGTCACCAAGGGTGATTTCGGCTACAGCATGGTCTACAACAAGCCGGTGGCCGACGTCGTCGGCGAGCGCCTGCCGCGCACCCTGGCATTGGCGCTGGTATGCCACATCCTGGCATCCATTCTCGGCATCGGTTTCGGCATTTGGGCCGCAACGCGGCAATATAGCTGGATCGACAATCTGCTCGCCGGCGTCTCTTTCCTCGGCATGACGGTGCCGCGCTTCCTGATGGCGCTGATCATCGTCTATATCCTCGTCTTCCAGCTCAACGTCTCGGAGATCGGCAGCTTCTTCTCGCCGCAATATGGCGGCGCGCCCTGGTCGTGGGCCAAATTCGTCGATCTCGTCAAACATGTCTGGCCAGTCGTCGCGATCGCCACGTTCGGCGGCCTCGCCTACAATATGCGCATCATGCGCGGCAATCTGCTCGACACGCTGAATGCCCAATATGTGGAAACGGCGCGCGCCAAGGGCCTTTCGGGTGGCGCCGTCGTCATGCGTCATGCCGTGCCGAATGCACTGCATCCCTTGATCATGTATCAAGGCGTGGTCCTGCCCTACATGATGACCGGCGAAATCGAGACCGCGATCATCTTCACGCTGCCGACCGTCGGGCCGGCGATCGTCGGCTCGATGGCAGTCGGCGACGTCTATGTCACCGCAACCTTCATGATGGTGCTTTCGGCAACCCTCATCGTGGGCAACATCATCGCCGACATTCTGCTTGCGCTCCTTGATCCGCGCGTGCGCCAACAGGGAGGAATCCATTGA
- a CDS encoding ABC transporter substrate-binding protein: protein MRHFRPIGLLAALTIATSAIAISAYAAEQTVPPVPPVFPAEGKIKYVERNSILEFKALPEYHEPAWVTEKFVKTGKLPAVKDRLPKEPLVFKTGNMPDGIGVYGDTLRHVIGGRPEGWNYGAGQTQGWGGIDIGLSECLTRTAPLFQVEAKDTEPLPNLAKGWEWSPDGHKLTMHLIEGAKWSDGVPFNADDIMFYWDDEVIDPNVSPLGGGASPEAFGEGTTLKKIDDYTIEWTFKDAFPKQYLYTMAYPSFCPGPSHILKPQHPKYSKNTYDQFKNAFPPEYMNMPVMGGWVPVEYRSDDIIVMRRNPYYWKVDEKGNQLPYLNELHYKLSTWADRDVQAVAGSGDLSNLEQPENFVASLKRAAQPDAPARLAFGPRLIGYNLQMNFSANGWGGPDERAQAVRDLNRNEDFRKAVTMALDRKALGESLVKGPFTAIYPGGLSSGSSFYDRNSTVYYPFDLTAAKAELAKAGLKDTDGDGIVNFPAGVNGGKDVEITLLVTADYTTDKSLAEGVVSQMEKLGLRVIINALVGPKRDDANYSGRFDWMVRRNTTELASVVQNTEQLAPVGPRTSWNHRAPESGQLDLMPFEKDMVDIIGKFITSKDNDERVALMKQFQKISTGHLYNIGLTEYPGALIINKRFSNVPPGTPIFLFNWAEDSVIRERLWVAADKQGKYELFPQELPGAPGGAGPIK, encoded by the coding sequence ATGAGACATTTTCGACCGATCGGCCTTCTGGCCGCATTGACGATTGCCACATCCGCGATCGCCATCAGCGCCTACGCGGCTGAACAGACAGTACCGCCCGTTCCGCCAGTCTTTCCGGCGGAAGGAAAGATCAAATATGTCGAGCGCAACTCCATTCTGGAATTCAAGGCGCTGCCGGAATATCACGAGCCCGCCTGGGTGACGGAGAAGTTCGTCAAGACCGGCAAGCTGCCGGCCGTCAAGGATCGCCTGCCGAAAGAGCCGCTCGTGTTCAAGACCGGCAACATGCCTGACGGCATCGGCGTCTATGGCGACACGCTGCGCCATGTCATCGGCGGCCGGCCTGAAGGCTGGAACTATGGCGCCGGTCAGACCCAGGGCTGGGGCGGTATCGATATCGGCCTTTCAGAGTGCCTGACGCGCACGGCGCCGCTCTTCCAGGTCGAGGCCAAGGATACCGAACCGCTGCCGAACCTCGCCAAGGGCTGGGAATGGTCGCCGGACGGCCACAAGCTCACCATGCACCTGATCGAAGGGGCGAAATGGTCCGATGGCGTGCCCTTCAACGCCGACGACATCATGTTCTACTGGGATGACGAGGTCATCGACCCGAATGTCTCGCCGCTGGGCGGCGGTGCATCGCCGGAAGCGTTCGGCGAGGGAACGACCCTCAAGAAGATCGACGATTACACGATCGAATGGACCTTCAAGGACGCCTTCCCGAAGCAATATCTCTACACGATGGCCTACCCCAGCTTCTGCCCAGGCCCGTCGCATATCCTGAAGCCCCAGCACCCGAAATACTCCAAGAACACCTACGATCAGTTCAAGAACGCCTTCCCGCCGGAATATATGAACATGCCGGTCATGGGTGGCTGGGTGCCGGTCGAATATCGCTCCGACGACATCATCGTCATGCGCCGCAATCCCTATTACTGGAAGGTCGACGAAAAGGGCAATCAGCTGCCTTATCTCAACGAGCTGCATTACAAGCTCTCGACCTGGGCGGACCGCGACGTGCAAGCGGTTGCCGGCTCTGGCGACCTGTCGAACCTCGAGCAGCCGGAAAACTTCGTCGCTTCGCTGAAGCGCGCCGCGCAGCCCGATGCCCCGGCTCGCCTCGCCTTCGGTCCACGCCTCATCGGCTATAACCTGCAGATGAATTTTTCCGCCAATGGCTGGGGCGGCCCGGACGAGCGTGCGCAGGCGGTGCGTGACCTGAACCGCAACGAGGATTTCCGCAAGGCCGTGACCATGGCGCTCGATCGCAAGGCGCTCGGGGAATCGCTGGTCAAGGGACCGTTCACGGCGATCTATCCGGGCGGGCTGTCCTCAGGCAGCAGCTTCTATGATCGCAACTCCACCGTCTATTATCCGTTCGATCTCACTGCTGCGAAGGCCGAACTGGCAAAAGCCGGCCTCAAGGACACCGACGGCGACGGCATCGTCAACTTCCCGGCCGGCGTCAACGGCGGCAAGGATGTGGAAATCACCCTTCTCGTCACCGCCGATTACACCACCGATAAGAGCCTTGCCGAGGGCGTCGTCAGCCAGATGGAAAAGCTTGGCCTGCGTGTCATCATCAATGCGCTGGTCGGCCCCAAGCGCGACGATGCCAACTACAGCGGCCGCTTCGACTGGATGGTGCGGCGCAACACCACTGAGCTTGCCTCGGTCGTGCAGAACACCGAGCAGCTTGCACCGGTCGGCCCGCGCACGAGCTGGAACCATCGCGCTCCGGAAAGCGGCCAGCTGGATCTGATGCCCTTCGAAAAGGATATGGTCGATATCATCGGCAAGTTCATCACCTCGAAGGACAATGATGAGCGCGTGGCCCTGATGAAGCAGTTCCAGAAGATCTCGACCGGGCATCTCTACAATATCGGCCTGACCGAATATCCGGGCGCTCTCATCATCAACAAACGCTTCTCCAACGTTCCTCCGGGTACGCCGATCTTCCTGTTCAACTGGGCCGAAGATTCCGTCATCCGCGAGCGGCTTTGGGTGGCGGCGGACAAGCAGGGCAAATACGAGCTGTTCCCCCAGGAACTGCCGGGCGCCCCGGGCGGCGCCGGCCCGATCAAATAG
- a CDS encoding ABC transporter permease, whose translation MLAFSNSPPPPEEKIRQKSGNESYIALVWRRLKRSWTGMGGLSLVILLLLMAVFAEFVAPLDPKATDTGFAPPQVISFHDKDGNLVFQPRVYALAETSDLDPVTFQPIVGPDYDHPRLLGLFVKGDPYHLFGLIPGNRHLFGATDGGPVHFLGTDKFGRDVLSRAIYGSRISLMIALTVVAIVTIVGTTVGMISGYFGGTLDAWIQRFVEVVLAFPQLPLYLALTSLIPVTAPTNVFLAFVIIVMSALGWAQMSREVRGKTLALARIDYVRAAMAVGASDRRIILQHIFPNVMSHVIVAVTLAIPSVVLLESFLGFLGFAVKPPLISWGLMLQDTSTYSVIGSYPWILSPVAFVLITVFAFNALGDGLRDAIDPY comes from the coding sequence ATGCTTGCCTTCAGCAACTCCCCGCCGCCGCCCGAAGAGAAGATCAGGCAGAAGAGTGGCAACGAGAGTTACATCGCGCTGGTCTGGCGTCGCCTGAAGCGCTCCTGGACCGGCATGGGCGGCCTCAGCCTCGTCATTCTGCTCTTGCTGATGGCGGTCTTCGCCGAATTCGTCGCACCGCTCGATCCGAAGGCGACCGACACCGGCTTCGCGCCGCCGCAGGTCATCAGCTTTCACGACAAGGACGGCAATTTGGTCTTCCAGCCCCGTGTCTACGCCCTCGCCGAGACCAGCGATCTCGATCCCGTAACCTTCCAGCCGATCGTCGGCCCGGATTACGACCACCCGCGCTTGCTCGGCCTCTTCGTCAAGGGCGATCCCTACCATCTCTTCGGACTGATCCCCGGAAACCGGCATCTCTTCGGCGCCACCGACGGCGGTCCCGTCCATTTCCTCGGCACGGACAAATTCGGCCGGGACGTGCTGTCGCGCGCCATTTACGGCTCGCGTATCTCCTTGATGATCGCTTTGACGGTCGTTGCCATCGTCACCATCGTCGGCACCACGGTCGGCATGATATCGGGCTATTTCGGCGGCACGCTCGATGCCTGGATCCAGCGTTTCGTCGAAGTGGTACTGGCCTTCCCGCAGCTGCCGCTCTATCTGGCGTTGACCTCGCTGATTCCTGTGACAGCACCCACCAACGTCTTCCTCGCATTCGTCATCATCGTCATGTCGGCTCTCGGCTGGGCGCAGATGTCGCGCGAGGTTCGCGGCAAGACGCTGGCGCTGGCGCGGATCGATTACGTCCGTGCCGCGATGGCGGTCGGCGCAAGCGACCGGCGCATCATCCTGCAGCATATTTTCCCGAACGTCATGAGCCATGTCATCGTCGCCGTGACGCTCGCGATCCCGAGCGTGGTGCTGCTGGAATCCTTCCTCGGCTTCCTTGGCTTTGCCGTCAAGCCGCCGCTGATCTCCTGGGGTCTGATGCTGCAGGATACGTCGACCTATTCGGTCATCGGCTCCTACCCCTGGATTCTCTCGCCCGTCGCCTTTGTTCTGATCACCGTTTTCGCCTTCAACGCGCTTGGTGACGGCCTGCGCGACGCGATTGATCCGTATTGA
- a CDS encoding alpha-glucosidase/alpha-galactosidase, translating into MSFKIAIIGAGSVGFTKKLFTDILCVPEFRDVEFALTDLSEHNLTMIKAILDRIVEANKLPTRVTATTDRRKALEGARYIISCVRVGGLEAYAEDIRIPLKYGIDQCVGDTICAGGILYGQRNIPVILDFCKDIRDVAESGAKFLNYANPMAMNTWAAIEYGKVETIGLCHGVQHGAEQIAEVLGAKDKRELDYICSGINHQTWFVDLRLNGRKIGKDELIAAFEAHPVFSQQEKLRIDVLKRFGVYSTESNGHLSEYLPWYRKRPDEINKWIDMSNWIHGETGGYLRHSTETRNWFETEFQQILDSASQPIDPAHRSNEHASHILEALETNRVYRGHFNVKNNGVITNLPSDAIIESPGFVDRFGINMVAGITLPEACAATCISSINVQRMSVHAAISGDIDLLKLAVLHDPLVGAIATPEEVWQMVDEMVVAEARWLPQYAHAVDGAKERLSRGKVKTRDWKGAASRDVRSIEELRAEKAALKQAG; encoded by the coding sequence ATGAGTTTCAAAATCGCTATTATCGGCGCCGGCAGCGTCGGCTTCACGAAAAAGCTGTTTACCGACATTCTCTGCGTGCCGGAATTCCGCGACGTCGAGTTCGCGCTGACGGACTTGAGTGAGCACAATCTGACGATGATCAAGGCGATCCTCGACCGGATCGTCGAGGCCAACAAGCTGCCGACGCGCGTCACCGCCACCACGGATCGCCGCAAGGCGCTGGAAGGCGCGCGCTACATCATCAGCTGTGTCCGTGTCGGCGGATTGGAGGCCTATGCCGAGGATATCCGCATTCCGCTGAAATACGGCATCGACCAGTGCGTCGGCGATACCATTTGTGCCGGCGGCATTCTCTACGGCCAGCGCAACATTCCGGTCATTCTCGATTTCTGCAAGGATATCCGCGACGTTGCCGAGAGCGGCGCCAAGTTTCTGAACTATGCCAACCCGATGGCAATGAACACCTGGGCCGCCATCGAATACGGCAAGGTCGAGACGATCGGTCTCTGCCATGGCGTCCAGCACGGCGCCGAACAGATCGCCGAAGTGCTCGGCGCGAAGGACAAGCGCGAACTCGACTATATCTGCTCGGGCATCAACCACCAGACCTGGTTCGTCGATCTGCGTCTCAACGGCCGCAAGATCGGCAAGGACGAACTGATCGCGGCCTTCGAGGCGCATCCAGTCTTCTCACAGCAGGAAAAGCTGCGCATTGACGTGCTGAAGCGTTTCGGCGTCTATTCGACCGAGAGCAATGGTCATTTGTCCGAATACCTGCCCTGGTATCGCAAGCGTCCCGACGAGATCAACAAGTGGATCGATATGTCGAACTGGATCCATGGCGAGACCGGCGGCTACCTGCGTCATTCCACCGAGACGCGCAACTGGTTCGAGACGGAATTCCAGCAGATCCTCGACAGTGCCTCGCAGCCGATCGACCCTGCCCACAGATCGAACGAGCATGCCAGCCATATTCTCGAAGCGCTGGAAACCAACCGGGTCTATCGCGGCCATTTCAACGTCAAGAACAATGGCGTCATCACCAACCTGCCAAGCGACGCCATCATCGAGTCGCCCGGCTTCGTCGATCGCTTCGGCATCAACATGGTGGCCGGCATCACGCTGCCTGAGGCATGTGCCGCCACCTGCATTTCCTCGATCAACGTTCAGCGCATGTCGGTGCATGCCGCCATCAGCGGCGATATCGACCTCCTGAAGCTTGCCGTCCTGCACGATCCACTGGTCGGTGCCATCGCCACACCGGAGGAGGTCTGGCAGATGGTCGATGAAATGGTCGTGGCCGAAGCCCGCTGGCTGCCGCAATACGCACATGCCGTGGATGGAGCGAAGGAGCGCCTGTCGCGCGGAAAGGTCAAGACGCGCGATTGGAAGGGTGCGGCAAGCCGCGATGTCCGTTCGATCGAGGAGTTGCGGGCAGAGAAAGCCGCGCTGAAGCAGGCCGGCTGA
- a CDS encoding AraC family transcriptional regulator, translating into MRTVSLPRGRHRLHAMPTSAGYEVRHDEPYDWDGRRRGQTPFTVLQHTISGSGRLRYENRNYRVNSGDTLLVLVPHNHRYWLEKGERWEYFWISMNGEEALRIHRLILSAAGPVLKLQPTTVDHLADCGLRLVRGATTPASASAIAYEAAMALYDDVFGSHAFAADRSAMQIVIDHIDANLDKPLPVDELAKVSGLSRAHFSRVFAESEGLSPAEFVLQQRMQRAAKLLTKAAFIPVKEVAIMSGFDDANYFSKVFRRIYGINPTEFRTTGMYAAVRSPVEEAKNGRNR; encoded by the coding sequence ATGCGGACGGTTTCGCTGCCGCGCGGCCGCCACCGGCTGCATGCCATGCCGACCAGCGCCGGATACGAAGTCCGGCACGACGAACCCTATGATTGGGACGGGCGCCGGCGCGGCCAGACGCCGTTCACCGTGCTTCAGCACACGATCAGCGGCAGCGGTCGATTGCGCTATGAAAACCGCAACTATCGTGTGAATTCCGGCGATACGCTGCTGGTGCTCGTGCCGCACAATCATCGCTACTGGCTGGAGAAGGGGGAGCGCTGGGAATATTTCTGGATCTCGATGAATGGCGAGGAGGCGTTGCGCATCCATCGCCTGATCCTGTCCGCGGCCGGTCCCGTGTTGAAGCTGCAGCCGACAACCGTCGATCATCTGGCCGATTGCGGCTTGCGGCTCGTCAGGGGCGCCACGACGCCCGCCTCGGCTTCCGCTATCGCCTATGAGGCGGCCATGGCGCTCTATGACGACGTCTTCGGCTCGCACGCCTTTGCTGCCGATCGCTCCGCCATGCAGATCGTCATCGATCATATCGATGCCAATCTCGACAAGCCGCTTCCCGTCGATGAGCTTGCGAAGGTGAGCGGGCTCAGCCGTGCGCATTTCTCGCGGGTCTTTGCCGAAAGCGAGGGCCTGTCGCCGGCGGAATTCGTGCTGCAGCAGCGCATGCAGCGCGCGGCGAAACTGCTGACGAAGGCTGCGTTCATTCCCGTCAAGGAGGTGGCGATCATGTCGGGCTTCGATGATGCCAATTATTTTTCCAAGGTGTTCCGCCGCATCTACGGCATCAATCCGACGGAGTTCCGCACGACCGGCATGTATGCCGCGGTGCGCAGCCCGGTCGAGGAGGCGAAGAACGGGCGAAACCGATAG
- a CDS encoding aldo/keto reductase: MQRRTIGGTGLEVTEISFGAAALGGLYRSCPRDQAMETLQAAWDSGIRYFDVAPWYGFGLGERRVGDFLRDQPENSYVLSTKVGRLMRPVPSDKVPDYGYIDPLPFDADYDYSYDGIMRSVEFSYARLGLNRIDILYVHDIGGYTHGKALNEHYLGQLLGSGLKALEELKSSGAIKAYGLGVNEVPVCLDVMHAADIDCILLAGRYTLLDRSAVAELLPLCEKKGTSLVVGGVFNSGILATGPVPGAHFDYLPATPDILAKVGAMEEIARKHGAPLAQPALQFPLRSPCVASVLIGTAKPESLVRNMQLVEPRLPDSLYAEFEGLTLVAPPLGAEAVRV; encoded by the coding sequence ATGCAGAGAAGAACAATCGGCGGGACGGGCCTTGAGGTCACGGAGATCAGCTTCGGCGCTGCGGCGCTGGGCGGCCTCTATCGCTCCTGCCCCCGCGACCAGGCGATGGAAACCCTGCAGGCGGCCTGGGACAGCGGCATCCGCTATTTCGACGTGGCGCCCTGGTATGGCTTCGGTCTTGGCGAGCGCCGCGTCGGCGATTTTCTGCGCGATCAACCTGAGAACAGCTATGTGCTGTCGACCAAGGTCGGTCGACTCATGCGGCCGGTGCCGAGCGACAAGGTGCCGGATTACGGCTACATCGACCCACTGCCTTTCGATGCCGACTATGATTATTCCTATGACGGCATCATGCGCTCGGTCGAGTTCAGCTATGCGCGCCTCGGGCTCAATCGCATCGATATTCTCTATGTCCACGACATCGGCGGCTATACCCACGGCAAGGCGCTCAACGAGCACTATCTCGGCCAGCTCTTGGGATCCGGGTTGAAGGCTCTGGAGGAGCTGAAATCATCCGGGGCGATCAAGGCTTATGGCCTTGGCGTCAACGAGGTGCCGGTCTGCCTGGACGTAATGCATGCGGCCGATATCGACTGCATTCTGCTGGCGGGCCGTTACACGCTGCTGGACCGCTCGGCCGTTGCCGAGCTGTTGCCGCTTTGCGAGAAGAAGGGGACATCCCTGGTCGTGGGTGGTGTCTTCAATTCCGGCATTCTGGCGACAGGTCCGGTACCCGGCGCGCATTTCGACTATCTGCCGGCTACACCGGATATCCTCGCCAAGGTTGGGGCGATGGAGGAAATCGCCCGCAAGCATGGCGCTCCGCTCGCCCAGCCGGCGCTTCAATTCCCGCTGCGCAGTCCTTGCGTAGCTTCGGTGCTGATCGGCACCGCGAAGCCGGAAAGTCTTGTCCGCAACATGCAGCTCGTGGAGCCCCGCCTTCCCGACAGTCTCTATGCGGAATTCGAAGGATTAACCCTGGTTGCGCCTCCTTTGGGAGCCGAAGCCGTCCGGGTCTAG
- a CDS encoding GntR family transcriptional regulator, which yields MARQNTLFKEAYNRYAARLKPDTELPSEPEIAAELGVSRSTARAILMRLNDAGIILWNKRQKTVLRLPTQADFFPKEETDSLHDIIERSFMMRIMSDEAQPGMQINELELAREIGTGTSVVREFLIRFSRFGLIEKRPNSHWILKGFTSEFALELADVREMFELHSAAEFGRLPANHRAWENLKAIEQEHHELLRDFDAHYRDFSRLDEKFHLLIHRASKNRFITEFYDVIAIIFHYHYQWNKAFARDRNARAVAEHLDYIEALQSRDQQRIDAACRQHLASARQTLLQSIPQIPGEIAGSAA from the coding sequence ATGGCAAGGCAAAACACGCTCTTCAAGGAGGCCTACAATCGCTATGCGGCCCGCCTGAAGCCCGATACCGAGCTGCCGAGCGAACCGGAAATCGCCGCCGAACTCGGCGTCAGCCGCAGCACGGCGCGGGCGATCCTCATGCGTCTAAATGACGCCGGCATCATTCTCTGGAACAAGCGGCAGAAGACGGTTCTGCGCCTGCCGACCCAGGCCGATTTCTTCCCCAAGGAAGAAACCGATTCACTGCACGATATCATCGAGCGCAGCTTCATGATGCGCATCATGTCCGATGAAGCCCAGCCCGGCATGCAGATCAACGAGCTGGAACTGGCGCGCGAAATCGGCACCGGCACCTCCGTCGTCCGTGAGTTTCTCATTCGTTTCAGCCGTTTCGGCCTGATCGAGAAGCGACCGAACAGCCATTGGATTCTCAAAGGCTTCACCAGCGAATTCGCGCTCGAGCTTGCTGACGTGCGGGAAATGTTCGAGCTGCATTCCGCGGCCGAGTTCGGCCGCCTGCCCGCCAATCATCGTGCTTGGGAAAATCTCAAGGCGATCGAGCAGGAACACCACGAACTGCTCAGAGATTTCGACGCGCATTACCGCGACTTCTCACGCCTCGACGAAAAGTTTCACCTTCTCATCCATCGTGCCTCGAAGAACCGCTTCATCACCGAGTTCTACGACGTCATCGCCATCATTTTTCACTATCACTATCAGTGGAACAAGGCTTTCGCACGCGACCGCAATGCCCGCGCCGTAGCGGAGCATCTCGACTATATCGAAGCGCTGCAATCGCGCGACCAGCAAAGGATCGATGCCGCCTGCCGCCAGCATCTCGCCTCGGCACGGCAGACGCTGCTGCAGTCGATCCCGCAAATCCCGGGAGAAATTGCCGGCTCCGCCGCGTGA